A genomic segment from Bdellovibrio sp. ArHS encodes:
- the sfsA gene encoding DNA/RNA nuclease SfsA, with product MKFSQRLHEGVFLKRYKRFFADVQFQGQEVVAHVPNTGSLKSVNNPGQLCLISETDNPERKLKFTLQAIQSPQGSWVGVNTATPNTVMKETLLEVVGKPGVLGTFAHWSVFDEVKPEYKISAETRLDFVLKKKNSEKMHFIEVKNVTLAEATTAKFPDAVSERAQKHLRELMQLIEQGHSAEIVFTVQRPDCDVFAPADDIDPAYGQLLREAHGKGVKVTPLVVKLSPEAVELSEQELPCRF from the coding sequence ATGAAGTTTTCTCAGAGGTTACACGAAGGCGTTTTTCTTAAGCGCTACAAAAGATTTTTCGCCGATGTTCAATTTCAGGGACAGGAAGTGGTTGCTCACGTCCCTAATACTGGCAGCCTGAAAAGTGTGAACAACCCGGGACAGCTGTGTTTGATTTCCGAGACCGACAATCCCGAGAGAAAGCTCAAATTCACATTGCAGGCGATTCAGTCTCCGCAAGGTTCTTGGGTGGGGGTGAATACCGCGACTCCGAACACTGTGATGAAAGAAACTTTGTTAGAGGTTGTTGGCAAACCGGGAGTCCTCGGCACCTTCGCGCATTGGTCTGTTTTTGACGAGGTCAAACCCGAGTATAAAATCAGCGCGGAAACGCGTTTGGACTTTGTTCTGAAAAAAAAGAACAGTGAAAAAATGCATTTTATCGAAGTGAAAAATGTGACCTTGGCGGAAGCAACCACCGCCAAATTTCCTGATGCGGTTTCTGAGCGTGCGCAAAAACATTTGCGTGAACTGATGCAGTTGATAGAGCAGGGGCATAGCGCGGAAATCGTTTTCACAGTGCAACGCCCTGACTGCGACGTGTTTGCGCCGGCAGATGATATTGATCCCGCTTATGGTCAGCTTTTACGTGAAGCCCATGGGAAAGGCGTGAAGGTCACACCTTTGGTGGTCAAACTCAGCCCCGAAGCTGTTGAACTTTCCGAGCAGGAATTGCCGTGCCGGTTCTAA
- a CDS encoding HEPN domain-containing protein: MSAHAKSLILKAQDDLDLAKKHLHDEKQHDLVGYNLAQACEKYLKALCDMRGLEYPADEEGHDLDALMQVLEENNFSAISSHADVIELTPYNATNAHIRADERLDMEEYVGYVEELKKLVGEQLKFL; the protein is encoded by the coding sequence ATGAGCGCTCACGCTAAGTCCCTCATTCTTAAAGCTCAGGACGATCTGGATCTAGCGAAGAAGCATCTTCACGATGAAAAACAGCATGATCTGGTTGGCTACAACCTTGCACAAGCCTGCGAAAAATACTTGAAGGCTTTGTGCGACATGCGCGGGCTGGAATATCCTGCAGACGAAGAAGGTCATGATTTGGATGCGTTGATGCAGGTTCTTGAGGAAAACAATTTTTCTGCCATTTCATCCCATGCTGACGTGATTGAACTGACGCCTTATAACGCCACGAATGCCCATATCCGCGCCGATGAGCGTCTGGATATGGAGGAATATGTTGGCTATGTGGAAGAACTTAAAAAACTTGTAGGCGAACAGCTTAAGTTTCTTTAG
- a CDS encoding murein L,D-transpeptidase catalytic domain family protein, with the protein MSISAGKIFLTIAFTLTLAACGNRMPALPDDPNNEPVATNPEDNSGQGSTELPSLVEPTPEEPVTPPTLSERDQILKNYEYVDPMYIVPTEPLEEALIYFHKNKSSFKNQSVISVLDFSQKSTQKRWYFINMATGSVWNVHVSHGKGSDSNHDGYAEKFSNVSGSNASSLGFYRTAETYQGSNGYSLRLDGLSSTNSNARARAIVVHGASYVQDTNVIQGRSWGCPAVSSENRDKVINLIKGGSLIYAVN; encoded by the coding sequence ATGTCTATCTCAGCCGGAAAAATCTTTTTGACGATAGCTTTCACCCTGACACTGGCCGCTTGCGGAAATCGGATGCCCGCTTTGCCTGATGATCCCAACAATGAACCCGTCGCGACGAATCCCGAGGATAACAGCGGGCAAGGAAGTACGGAGTTGCCCTCTCTCGTTGAACCCACTCCGGAAGAGCCGGTGACGCCGCCCACTTTGAGCGAGCGCGATCAGATTCTAAAAAACTATGAGTACGTCGATCCGATGTATATTGTGCCGACCGAACCTTTGGAAGAAGCCCTTATTTACTTTCACAAAAATAAATCCAGCTTCAAGAACCAAAGTGTGATTTCGGTTTTGGATTTCAGTCAGAAGTCCACGCAGAAGCGCTGGTACTTCATCAATATGGCCACGGGGTCTGTGTGGAATGTGCATGTCTCCCATGGTAAAGGTTCCGACAGCAATCACGATGGGTACGCAGAAAAGTTCAGCAATGTTTCGGGATCGAATGCCAGCTCTTTGGGGTTCTATAGAACCGCTGAAACATATCAGGGCAGCAATGGCTATTCTTTGCGTTTAGATGGTTTATCGTCCACGAACTCGAATGCTCGCGCCCGGGCCATTGTTGTTCACGGAGCAAGCTATGTTCAGGACACAAATGTTATTCAGGGACGTAGCTGGGGATGCCCCGCGGTTTCTTCGGAAAACCGCGACAAAGTCATCAATCTGATCAAAGGGGGCAGTCTGATTTATGCGGTCAACTAA
- a CDS encoding YetF domain-containing protein: MNPCKGACTRLEQVKLAVLENNGSITVIKKEAK, encoded by the coding sequence ATGAATCCTTGCAAGGGGGCCTGCACCCGCCTGGAACAAGTGAAGCTCGCGGTTCTGGAAAACAATGGGTCCATCACAGTCATAAAAAAAGAGGCCAAATAA
- a CDS encoding thioredoxin domain-containing protein — translation MKALKIFSIGALALSLVNCAPSAKQLKEAVEKDPSIVFVAIEKDPEAFIEVVNKAAQNAQRKAQEKAVAEEGKKRDEEFANPLQPAIEDGRVIFGPKDAKVTIIEYSDFECPYCSKGHATVDEVMKAYPKDVRVVYKHLPLDFHPMAMPAARYFEAIAMQDHAKAEKFYNLVFENQGDLRTKKEGSLKESAKKAGADMKRLEKDLNSEAITKRIEADMEEARKFGFSGTPGFLINGVSLRGAYPFSEFKDIIDRHLAAKK, via the coding sequence TTGAAAGCATTGAAGATTTTTAGCATTGGCGCGTTGGCACTTTCCCTGGTGAATTGTGCTCCCTCAGCAAAACAACTTAAAGAAGCTGTAGAAAAAGATCCTAGCATCGTTTTCGTCGCTATCGAAAAAGACCCTGAAGCATTTATTGAAGTTGTCAACAAGGCAGCACAAAATGCGCAACGTAAAGCCCAAGAAAAGGCCGTTGCTGAAGAAGGCAAAAAGCGTGACGAAGAGTTTGCGAACCCACTTCAACCCGCTATCGAAGATGGCCGCGTTATCTTCGGTCCCAAAGATGCTAAGGTCACAATCATTGAATACTCTGACTTCGAATGTCCTTATTGCTCTAAAGGTCACGCCACTGTTGATGAAGTTATGAAAGCTTATCCAAAAGACGTGCGTGTTGTTTACAAACACCTTCCTTTGGATTTCCACCCAATGGCGATGCCTGCAGCAAGATACTTTGAAGCAATTGCGATGCAAGACCACGCAAAAGCTGAAAAGTTCTACAACCTAGTTTTCGAAAATCAAGGTGACTTGCGTACGAAAAAAGAAGGTTCTTTGAAAGAATCTGCTAAAAAAGCCGGCGCTGATATGAAGAGACTTGAAAAAGACCTTAACAGCGAAGCGATCACAAAGCGTATTGAAGCAGATATGGAAGAAGCTCGTAAGTTCGGTTTCTCTGGTACGCCAGGTTTCTTGATCAACGGTGTTTCTTTGCGTGGCGCTTACCCATTCTCTGAATTCAAAGACATCATCGACCGTCATTTGGCTGCTAAAAAATAA
- a CDS encoding cupredoxin domain-containing protein, with the protein MNFVSSKIAQSCTKIALFLLLAQNAMAWEVDFSRRQVQFNDVKNEDRLPASIKEDQSLILTKVFDAVEPAQDIVIMNTDKGFVPEVVRLKKGGNYRIHVVNVNGKEKNVSFVLDAFSEHHNTVFGEQKTFSVSPKTDGIFSYQCPETAVQGKFIIYSDIAADRKPASY; encoded by the coding sequence GTGAATTTTGTGAGTTCCAAGATCGCACAGAGTTGCACTAAGATCGCATTGTTCTTGCTGCTCGCGCAAAACGCGATGGCTTGGGAAGTGGATTTTTCCCGTCGCCAAGTGCAGTTCAATGATGTGAAAAATGAAGACCGCTTGCCGGCGAGTATTAAAGAAGATCAAAGCTTGATATTGACGAAAGTTTTTGATGCGGTTGAACCGGCTCAAGACATCGTGATCATGAATACCGATAAAGGTTTTGTTCCAGAGGTCGTGCGCCTTAAAAAAGGCGGCAATTACCGCATTCACGTGGTGAACGTGAACGGCAAGGAAAAAAACGTCAGCTTTGTTCTGGACGCTTTTTCGGAACATCACAACACGGTTTTTGGTGAACAGAAAACATTCTCCGTTTCTCCTAAGACGGACGGAATTTTTTCTTATCAGTGCCCGGAAACTGCGGTTCAAGGGAAGTTTATTATTTATTCTGATATTGCGGCAGACAGAAAGCCTGCCTCTTACTAA
- a CDS encoding dihydrolipoyllysine-residue acetyltransferase, which yields MATEVKLPELGEGVTEGELVKWLVKPGDSVKADQPIAEVLTDKATVEVPSPVAGVVKDLKFKAGDVVKVGSTMITLEGGASAAASAPAAKPAAPTASTPAPQAAKPAAGGGKVQDIKLPELGEGVTEGELVKWLVKPGDSVKADQAIAEVLTDKATVEVPTPVAGIVKDLKFKTGEVVKVGSTMITLEGGAGAAPSAPTAQPPAGAQREVPASAHANFAAAHSPSHSAAVSTHSASGAIFPPVADSKVLATPATRRLAREMGVDINSLNGSGLAGRVTREDVLSAKGGAPMAAKAPAATPGLSIPKPAYQGPAGAAEERVPLIGIRKKIAENMQRSKHVIPHFTIMDEAKVDAMVAMRESLKEHAEKNGTKITYLPIVMKALIATIREFPMFNASIDDAAGEIVYKKYFNLGFAADTPNGLVVPVIKNADQKTILEISKEILDLSKRARDGKLKPDEMKGATITVTNIGSIGGTYATPVINHPEVAILGMYKIDEKPVIKDGQLKAIKVMNYTMTADHRLIDGAIAARFLAAFIARIENPAKLLVELV from the coding sequence ATGGCTACTGAAGTAAAACTGCCTGAACTTGGCGAAGGTGTTACAGAAGGTGAATTGGTAAAATGGTTGGTAAAACCAGGTGATTCTGTAAAAGCAGATCAACCTATCGCTGAAGTATTGACGGACAAAGCAACTGTTGAGGTTCCATCTCCAGTAGCTGGCGTCGTTAAGGACTTGAAATTCAAAGCGGGTGATGTTGTGAAAGTGGGATCGACTATGATCACGCTTGAAGGCGGAGCGAGTGCTGCCGCTTCAGCTCCAGCAGCGAAACCGGCTGCTCCCACAGCTTCGACTCCAGCTCCTCAAGCCGCAAAGCCGGCTGCGGGTGGTGGCAAAGTTCAAGACATTAAACTTCCAGAGTTGGGAGAAGGTGTTACTGAAGGCGAACTGGTCAAATGGTTGGTCAAACCAGGCGACTCTGTAAAAGCCGATCAGGCGATTGCTGAAGTATTGACGGACAAAGCCACGGTGGAAGTCCCAACTCCGGTAGCGGGTATCGTTAAAGATTTGAAATTCAAAACTGGCGAAGTTGTTAAAGTCGGTTCGACCATGATCACTTTGGAAGGCGGCGCAGGTGCGGCACCTTCCGCTCCGACGGCGCAACCTCCAGCAGGCGCACAGCGCGAAGTCCCGGCTTCAGCTCACGCAAATTTTGCAGCGGCGCACTCACCGTCTCATTCTGCCGCGGTTTCTACCCACTCAGCATCTGGCGCAATCTTCCCGCCCGTCGCGGATTCTAAAGTTCTAGCAACTCCTGCGACTCGTCGTCTTGCTCGCGAAATGGGTGTGGATATCAACTCTTTGAATGGTTCAGGTCTTGCGGGTCGTGTGACTCGTGAAGATGTTTTGTCAGCAAAAGGTGGCGCACCCATGGCGGCGAAAGCGCCAGCAGCGACTCCTGGCTTGTCGATCCCGAAACCTGCTTACCAAGGCCCTGCGGGTGCGGCGGAAGAGCGTGTTCCATTGATCGGTATCCGTAAGAAAATTGCCGAAAACATGCAGCGCTCTAAGCACGTGATTCCACACTTCACCATCATGGATGAAGCGAAAGTGGATGCGATGGTGGCAATGCGTGAATCCTTGAAAGAGCATGCCGAAAAGAACGGCACAAAAATCACTTATCTGCCGATCGTGATGAAAGCTTTGATCGCGACCATCCGCGAATTCCCAATGTTCAATGCGTCCATCGACGATGCAGCGGGTGAAATCGTTTACAAAAAATACTTCAACCTTGGTTTCGCGGCCGACACTCCGAATGGACTTGTTGTTCCCGTGATCAAAAATGCCGATCAAAAAACGATCTTGGAAATCTCGAAAGAGATCCTGGATCTTTCTAAACGTGCGCGTGACGGCAAATTGAAACCAGATGAAATGAAAGGCGCCACTATCACCGTGACGAACATTGGTTCCATCGGTGGTACCTACGCGACTCCTGTGATCAACCACCCTGAAGTGGCGATCTTAGGCATGTACAAAATCGATGAAAAGCCTGTGATCAAAGATGGTCAGTTGAAAGCGATCAAAGTGATGAACTACACCATGACTGCAGATCATCGCTTGATCGACGGCGCTATCGCAGCTCGCTTCTTGGCGGCCTTCATCGCACGTATCGAAAACCCTGCTAAACTTTTGGTGGAGCTTGTCTAG
- a CDS encoding DUF72 domain-containing protein has protein sequence MEIRIGISGWLYPPWRKIFYPEDLPQKQELHYASRQVSSIEINGSFYSSQTPASYQKWFSSTPQDFVFSVKGPRYITHIRRLKDIDEPLANFFATGVLYLQEKLGALLWQFPPNFLFDEERLENFFRLLPTTFAEAVALSEASPRYGNPYPSSFKKFRKKLHHAIEVRHHSFENPAFIELLRKYNIALVFADTAGTWPYMEDLTSDFIYLRLHGPEELYASGYDDATLRWWADRIKLWTAGKEPKNARTISDKAATKRERDAFVYFDNDIKVRAPFDAQRLMKFLGKKVSQKTSVESPQPLWNSDSDRPL, from the coding sequence ATGGAAATACGCATCGGCATTTCAGGCTGGCTTTATCCACCTTGGCGAAAAATATTTTACCCTGAAGACCTTCCCCAGAAGCAAGAACTGCACTATGCAAGTCGGCAGGTTTCGTCTATTGAAATCAATGGTTCTTTTTATTCTTCTCAGACGCCTGCATCCTATCAAAAGTGGTTTTCCTCAACGCCTCAGGATTTCGTCTTTTCCGTCAAAGGACCTCGTTACATCACGCATATTCGTCGTTTAAAAGATATCGACGAACCTTTGGCGAATTTCTTCGCTACAGGGGTTTTATACCTTCAAGAAAAACTCGGAGCCTTGTTGTGGCAATTCCCGCCCAACTTTCTGTTTGATGAAGAACGTCTGGAAAACTTTTTCAGGCTTTTACCCACGACATTTGCCGAAGCTGTCGCCCTGTCAGAAGCCTCTCCACGTTACGGGAATCCTTACCCCTCGTCGTTTAAAAAGTTCCGCAAGAAACTTCATCATGCGATCGAAGTCCGCCACCACTCTTTCGAAAACCCCGCTTTTATCGAGTTGCTTAGAAAATACAATATCGCTTTGGTCTTTGCCGACACCGCCGGAACCTGGCCCTACATGGAAGATCTGACCAGTGATTTTATTTATTTGCGCTTACATGGCCCCGAAGAGCTTTACGCCAGTGGTTATGACGATGCCACACTTCGCTGGTGGGCGGATCGAATTAAACTCTGGACTGCGGGCAAAGAGCCCAAGAATGCACGTACGATCAGCGATAAAGCGGCAACAAAAAGAGAACGCGATGCTTTCGTTTATTTCGACAACGACATCAAAGTACGCGCACCGTTTGATGCACAAAGGTTGATGAAGTTTTTAGGAAAAAAGGTCTCTCAGAAAACTTCCGTAGAATCGCCACAGCCTCTCTGGAATAGCGATAGTGACCGTCCCCTTTAA
- a CDS encoding CBS domain-containing protein, with amino-acid sequence MKVRDVMTPKAKVINHEHSVLEAAQIMLQEDCGSIPVEKNDKMVGMLTDRDIAIRVVAQGKDPRRTKVEEVMSEGINYCFEEDSIDEVNDKMSRRQHRRLPVVNKDKRLVGMVSLGDVANRAKDARLSHEILSNVSHH; translated from the coding sequence ATGAAAGTTCGTGATGTGATGACCCCCAAAGCCAAAGTGATTAATCACGAGCACAGTGTGCTTGAAGCCGCGCAAATCATGCTTCAGGAAGACTGCGGCTCTATTCCCGTTGAGAAAAATGACAAGATGGTTGGAATGCTCACCGACCGCGACATTGCCATTCGCGTAGTAGCACAAGGCAAAGACCCTCGCCGCACCAAAGTGGAAGAGGTTATGAGCGAAGGCATTAATTACTGTTTTGAAGAAGACAGTATTGATGAGGTCAATGATAAGATGAGTCGTCGCCAACACCGCCGACTGCCCGTCGTCAACAAAGACAAGCGCCTTGTGGGAATGGTGAGCTTAGGTGACGTCGCCAATCGCGCCAAGGATGCACGCCTTAGTCACGAAATACTTTCGAATGTTTCGCATCATTGA
- a CDS encoding DUF3011 domain-containing protein → MKHLFAALLLMCSLAPAAHADVMDSEYQAETSYIRPGPRPPGRPAPYPDPVRPGPRPPHNPGYPPPPPPAYRYEYVTCSSYGYRYQECYFNSYGVSQVRLYTQHSYDACIWGRTAGAYGDRVWVDRGCNATFEIIRYY, encoded by the coding sequence ATGAAACACCTTTTTGCAGCGCTTCTTTTGATGTGCTCTTTGGCACCAGCGGCTCACGCTGATGTTATGGATTCTGAATACCAGGCAGAAACTTCTTACATCCGACCAGGTCCTCGCCCTCCAGGCCGCCCTGCTCCTTATCCAGACCCTGTACGCCCAGGCCCGCGTCCTCCACACAATCCGGGATATCCACCGCCTCCTCCTCCTGCGTACCGCTATGAGTACGTGACTTGTTCTTCTTATGGTTATCGCTATCAAGAGTGCTATTTCAACTCTTATGGCGTTTCTCAAGTCCGTTTGTACACTCAGCACTCTTATGATGCCTGCATCTGGGGTCGCACAGCCGGCGCTTATGGGGACCGCGTATGGGTGGACCGTGGTTGCAATGCTACGTTTGAAATCATTCGTTACTACTAA
- a CDS encoding NAD(P)-dependent alcohol dehydrogenase: MATTQAFAAHKPNEALKPFSFERRDPRANDVAIDIQYCGVCHSDLHQVRDEWGKGLFPMVPGHEIVGIVSAVGSSVKNFKVGDRVGVGCMVDSCLTCPSCAEGLEQFCEQGMVGTYNSMEKDGKTVTQGGYSTKIVVREEFVLRIPENIPMDKAAPLLCAGITTYSPLRHWKVQAGTKVAVMGLGGLGHMAVKLAAAMGAEVTVISSSMKKKEDAVRLGAKNYVVGSDPETAKKYHRYFDIIINTVSAGLDLNQYLQLVKRDGSMVLLGVPEKPEPVHPFPLIMGRRSLAGSLIGGIAETQEMLDFCGAKNITPDIEVIPMQKINEAYERMLKGDVRYRFVIDISSLK; encoded by the coding sequence ATGGCCACAACTCAAGCTTTTGCCGCACACAAACCCAACGAAGCCTTAAAGCCCTTTTCATTCGAACGACGCGATCCGCGTGCGAATGATGTGGCGATAGATATTCAATACTGTGGCGTTTGCCATTCAGATTTACATCAGGTTCGTGACGAGTGGGGTAAGGGTTTGTTTCCCATGGTGCCGGGGCATGAAATCGTCGGGATTGTCAGCGCCGTCGGAAGCTCTGTTAAAAACTTCAAAGTCGGAGATCGTGTCGGCGTAGGTTGCATGGTGGATTCTTGCTTAACTTGTCCGTCCTGTGCCGAAGGGCTTGAGCAGTTTTGTGAGCAGGGCATGGTCGGCACATACAACTCGATGGAAAAAGACGGCAAGACCGTCACCCAAGGTGGCTATTCGACTAAAATTGTAGTGCGTGAAGAATTCGTACTGCGCATCCCGGAAAATATTCCGATGGATAAAGCAGCGCCTTTATTGTGCGCTGGCATCACAACCTATTCACCGCTTCGTCATTGGAAAGTTCAAGCTGGGACGAAGGTGGCAGTGATGGGCCTGGGAGGTCTGGGTCACATGGCGGTGAAGCTCGCCGCCGCGATGGGAGCCGAAGTGACCGTCATCAGTTCCTCGATGAAGAAGAAGGAAGACGCGGTCCGTTTAGGTGCGAAAAACTATGTGGTGGGCTCTGATCCGGAAACGGCAAAAAAGTATCATCGTTATTTCGATATCATTATCAACACCGTTTCTGCAGGTCTGGATTTGAATCAATACTTACAGTTGGTGAAAAGGGACGGCTCGATGGTTCTTTTGGGCGTGCCCGAAAAGCCGGAACCGGTTCATCCCTTCCCATTAATTATGGGTCGTCGCAGTTTGGCGGGTTCGCTGATTGGCGGCATCGCTGAAACACAAGAGATGCTGGATTTCTGTGGCGCCAAAAATATCACTCCGGATATTGAAGTCATTCCGATGCAAAAAATCAATGAGGCCTACGAAAGAATGTTGAAGGGAGACGTCCGTTACCGCTTCGTGATCGATATCTCCTCTCTGAAATAA
- a CDS encoding CpaF family protein produces MSSDKSSVFKQTIQQNLGPVLKYLDDKGVSEILINGHQEIFVERKGKLERVPEAFPSEDDLRAAVNSIAQSVGRRIDDESPRLDARLPDGSRIAAVIPPMSRKGTTLSIRKFTNNKITFADYIKFGAITEDGARFLDICMFLGKNIIVSGGTGSGKTTLLSLLCTRIPKGQRVMVIEDSSELQVDYEHVVMFETRQADQMGKGEVSIKDLLKSALRLRPDRIIVGEVRSSEALELLNAMNTGHKGCMGTVHANTPEDAIVRLEALAQGGDGKISEKALRSQVVSAIEIIIQVSRFSDGSRRIAAISEVRGFNEDGSYNVVPIFEMSRLTRRPDGTLEGKLQATGNVPTFMDEIIDNNLPFPKSKFNKPQAA; encoded by the coding sequence ATGTCGTCTGATAAGTCGAGCGTTTTCAAACAGACCATTCAACAGAATTTAGGTCCTGTCTTGAAGTACCTTGATGACAAGGGTGTTTCCGAAATTCTCATTAACGGTCACCAGGAAATTTTTGTGGAAAGAAAGGGTAAGCTCGAGCGAGTTCCTGAAGCCTTTCCATCGGAAGATGACTTGCGTGCGGCCGTGAATAGCATCGCCCAAAGCGTGGGTCGTCGTATTGACGATGAATCTCCTCGACTGGATGCGCGCTTGCCGGATGGTTCGCGTATCGCGGCGGTGATCCCGCCGATGTCCCGCAAAGGCACGACACTTTCCATTCGTAAATTTACCAATAATAAAATTACTTTTGCCGATTACATCAAATTCGGCGCCATTACCGAAGATGGAGCCCGTTTCCTGGATATCTGTATGTTTCTGGGGAAGAATATCATCGTGAGTGGTGGGACTGGCTCTGGTAAGACGACGTTGTTGTCGCTTCTGTGCACGCGCATTCCCAAAGGGCAGCGCGTGATGGTGATTGAAGATTCGTCCGAGTTGCAAGTGGATTATGAACACGTCGTGATGTTTGAGACCCGCCAAGCCGACCAGATGGGTAAAGGCGAGGTTTCCATCAAGGATCTTTTAAAAAGTGCTTTGCGTTTAAGACCCGATCGAATCATTGTCGGGGAGGTTCGTTCCAGCGAAGCCCTTGAGCTTTTGAATGCCATGAATACCGGCCATAAAGGTTGTATGGGTACGGTCCATGCCAACACTCCAGAAGACGCCATTGTTCGCTTAGAGGCCTTGGCGCAAGGGGGCGATGGCAAGATCAGTGAAAAGGCGCTGCGTTCGCAGGTGGTCTCGGCCATTGAAATTATCATTCAAGTTTCGCGTTTTTCAGATGGATCACGTCGCATTGCCGCGATCAGCGAAGTGCGCGGTTTTAATGAGGATGGTTCTTACAATGTGGTTCCCATCTTTGAAATGTCACGTTTGACCCGACGTCCTGACGGCACGTTGGAAGGAAAACTTCAGGCGACGGGAAATGTCCCGACCTTCATGGATGAAATTATTGATAATAATCTGCCGTTCCCAAAATCGAAGTTCAACAAACCTCAAGCGGCTTAA
- the lpdA gene encoding dihydrolipoyl dehydrogenase produces MAQTFDVVVIGAGPGGYVAAIRAAQLGFKTAVIEREFLGGVCLNVGCIPSKAMITATHLLHKAQHNFKDMGLMIKGDITVDMKQLVTWKQSVCDKMSGGVKQLLKGYGVTHIPGEANFKNSKEITVKSSAGEDTIQAKYFIVATGSRPIEIPGFKFDEKDICSSTGALAFDTIPKRVAVIGGGYIGLEISSYLRKLGTEVTVIEAQSALLAGVVDPDCAQIVERKLKKAGVNIMYGAKAKGQKKAKDGYEVTVEINGKEEVVKCDKILVTVGRRPNGDQANLKAAGIAVDERGFIKVDAQRRTNVQNIFAIGDVAGQPMLAHKASHEGVLVAEVISGQNRVYDAKTVPAVVFTDPEIASAGMTEAEAKAKGFTDLLIGKVPFGANGRAVSMMETDGFIKMIADKKTHVLLGVHIVGPEASNLISEAVLAIEMGARMEDIALSIHPHPTLGEAMMETAEATLGHAIHIIQKPLPK; encoded by the coding sequence ATGGCACAAACTTTTGACGTCGTAGTAATTGGTGCGGGTCCTGGCGGTTATGTCGCTGCGATTCGTGCGGCACAACTTGGATTTAAAACTGCTGTTATCGAAAGAGAATTTCTGGGCGGCGTGTGCTTGAACGTGGGTTGCATCCCATCAAAAGCCATGATCACCGCCACTCACCTTTTGCATAAAGCGCAACACAACTTCAAAGACATGGGTTTGATGATCAAGGGTGATATCACCGTTGATATGAAACAGCTTGTGACTTGGAAACAATCTGTTTGCGATAAAATGTCAGGGGGCGTGAAACAACTTCTTAAGGGTTACGGCGTTACCCACATTCCTGGCGAAGCGAACTTCAAGAACTCCAAAGAGATCACGGTGAAGTCGTCTGCCGGCGAAGACACGATTCAGGCGAAATACTTCATCGTGGCAACGGGGTCTCGCCCGATTGAAATCCCCGGTTTCAAATTTGACGAAAAAGACATCTGTTCTTCGACAGGCGCTTTGGCTTTCGATACGATTCCTAAACGCGTGGCCGTGATCGGTGGCGGTTACATCGGTCTGGAAATCTCGTCTTACCTGCGCAAATTGGGCACGGAAGTGACTGTGATTGAAGCTCAGTCTGCATTACTTGCAGGTGTTGTAGATCCCGATTGTGCGCAAATTGTGGAGCGTAAACTTAAAAAGGCCGGCGTGAACATCATGTACGGCGCTAAAGCTAAAGGTCAGAAAAAAGCCAAAGACGGTTACGAAGTCACGGTTGAAATCAACGGCAAAGAAGAAGTCGTGAAATGCGATAAGATTCTAGTGACTGTCGGTCGTCGTCCTAACGGTGATCAAGCGAACCTGAAAGCGGCGGGCATTGCGGTTGACGAACGCGGCTTCATCAAAGTGGATGCGCAACGCCGAACCAATGTTCAAAACATTTTTGCTATCGGAGACGTGGCAGGACAGCCGATGTTAGCACACAAAGCTTCTCATGAAGGTGTGTTGGTCGCGGAAGTGATCTCGGGCCAAAACCGCGTTTATGACGCCAAAACAGTCCCCGCCGTGGTCTTTACTGACCCAGAAATTGCTTCTGCGGGCATGACCGAAGCGGAAGCAAAAGCCAAGGGCTTTACTGATCTTCTGATCGGCAAAGTTCCATTCGGAGCAAACGGTCGCGCCGTGAGCATGATGGAAACTGATGGCTTCATCAAAATGATCGCTGACAAGAAAACACATGTTTTGTTGGGTGTTCACATCGTGGGACCTGAAGCTTCCAATTTGATCTCGGAAGCTGTGCTCGCGATCGAGATGGGCGCACGTATGGAAGACATCGCCCTGTCTATCCATCCACATCCAACGCTCGGTGAGGCGATGATGGAAACGGCTGAGGCGACGTTAGGCCACGCGATTCACATCATTCAGAAACCTCTTCCGAAATAA